Below is a genomic region from Cataglyphis hispanica isolate Lineage 1 unplaced genomic scaffold, ULB_Chis1_1.0 scaffold61_size7024, whole genome shotgun sequence.
TCATTACAGCCGCGCCCTTCCTAATCTATCTCTTATCTGCGCCTCCTGTCCTCCATTTCTCTGCATTATATACCCCAGATAAGCGAATTCTTTAACCTCCTCTATCCTCCTCCCCTTCCACCTCCAGTTTACCGTTCTTActctccctcctcctttcttaaaccttaatatttttgactttCCTATATTTAGCTCTAATCCTTTCTCTCCAATAGTTCTCTAACCTTCCAATCATACTCCTCATCCtgtcctcctcctccgctATCAAAACCACATCATCCGCGTATGCCAGGAGAATATCTTCATCCCTCCCGGTAACCCCGCCCCATCCTCCTCTTCTCATTACCTCCTCCAAATCGGCCGTTACCAAATTGAGCAGGGCTCGAGGGCATCCTTGCCTTTACTCCTCTCCCTGTCCAAAACCTGTTCCCAATCCTCCCCTCCTCACTCTGTTCCTAGTCTCTTAAAACATCCTCGCTCCTTCTGACCAGTCCTTCCTCACCCTCTCCCTCATCGCTTCCATCAATTTCCTCCTATCCACCGAGTCGAACGCTGCTTTCAGATCTATAAAATGCCACTAGTTTCCTTTTTCCCTTAACTGTCTATTCACTAAATAGTTTAGTATGAATGTTGTCCATTGTCCCTTAACCCTTTCCTAAACCTGGTCTGATTCTGCGGTACCAAACTCTTCTTTCCACCTCCTCATTTAGTTCCACTTGCTAACACCGAGCATACACCTTATAAAGCGTCGAGGTCAACGACACCTTCTATACTCGACTTCTCCCTTTATTCGGACGATGCCTTTATCGACTTTCGATCCATCCGTCCGAACCTGTATTGATGCCGATATCGATTCTTCCAGGCTTCTTCCATTTATCTGCCTCTGCTGGAATTCGATCCAAACCGCATCACGCTGACGCCTTGATCGTGATCTTATTTCGACGATCCATCTCTTCATCCATCCAATTCTGATCTTTGTCCGATTACCATTTCGATCTACTTTCGCAGATTTCGAATCGATCCGATCGCCGATGTTATGATTTATCGCACTTTTCGATGATTCTCGAACTGAGCTAAGCGATTTCGATGCGATTTTGATGCCGGATTGATCGCGATTTCCGATCTTGCCGATTCTTTGCTTTACCCTGAGATTTGATCCGACGACGTTAGCGGATTTTGATATCGACTTTACTTTCTGACGGATCTCTTATGCTCGAGACTTTATCGATTCTGTTAATTTATGTTGCCGGATCTTCTTAGACGATCCGACGTTTCTGTCTGTCTCTTCTGACTCTTGATCCATATTTGATCGATGATGATCCGAGTCGCATTATCCTCGATTCCGACCCTGTTATCGACATCCTCACATCTTCGTTCCTCGACATAATCTGTAACTGACCACCACTTCCTCGTGATGTCCATCTGCTCTATATCCCCCTTCGTGCATCCATTAAAAATCGTCCACCCCGCTTTTTCTAACCATTTCAACAACTCTCTCCTCCTTAGCACTCTCTTGTCTTTCGACTTTCTCCGATCCTTCCTCTTCAAACTTTGATGAGATCTCTCTCATCTGATTTTGCAGAAATCCTTCGATCATTCATGCCTTTCCTCGATCTCGATCCGACATCGACTCCGAGTTTTTCGATATTCTGACATTTCCGAGATTCTTTGATCTCCACTTTGGACGTTGATTGCTTGATTGTCTGATTTGACTTTGATCCGACTTTAACCTTGATTCTGACAGATCCTCCGATTGTTCTTTCGAGTCTTGATTGACTTCCGATAATCTTGATGCTTTATTTCGATCCGATCGTGGACGAAGCAGCGACGATTTACTGATCTCGACTTTCATTTCTCGAATCTTTGACTTTGATTCCGGATCTTTGCGATACCGAACGATTGATTCTGACGCGAGCTTGATGCTGATCTCGGATGTCTGTATCCGATTCTCGACGATGTCCTGATGACGATCGATGATCGCGACGATTTCGCTGACGGATCTCGACGGATGCCGCCGATAACGTCGACGCCGATCAAGCGCCGGATCGAAGTGATTGAATTTGATTGACGCGAGGATCGATGATGTTTCTCGATTTTCGATTGATCGCGCTGGATGACTTTGTTGATCGATTTCGATGAATGCCGATTCGACGATCTGACGCGGATTTTCGATTGGATCGTGCCGATTTTGATGCCGACGCGACGGATTTTGATCTCGACGACTTCTGGATGAGTCTGATTTCTGATGACGCTGACGCCGATGCTTTTGATCTTTGATGATGCGATAAAGCGCTGATGTTTGATGCCGGATGCCGGATTCTGGATTTTCGGATCTCGAGATCCTGAACTTTTTCGGATCTCTGATGCCGACGCCGATCTTTCGGATTTCGCGATTTCTGGATGCTTTCGATGCTTTCGATGATGATGATCTTTGATGGATCTTCGACCGCCGAACGATTGTTTGGATCTTTCGACCTTCTGACCGATGATCGATGCCGGATTTTCGGATGACTGCCTGACTGATTCCTGAATCGACTTTTCGATCGCGAGATGGACCAGGTGACGGATTCTCTGCGTTTCTATGTTGACTCTGTCACACCTCACTAGCCGCTCTACGCTCTCCGCTATATTCTATGGCCTAATGCCACTGCTCCACACTTCCCTTTATGCTCTTATATCTGCCCTACCACGCGCCTCCACTTTCGCTCTTCACTTCCCCGCACTCTTTCTCACACACGCTTTCCCACCAACACACTCActtctctttccttcctcACTCTAACTCCTTACTACCCACAAAATACACACGTCAACCACTTCTCCACACACCACTCGACACCGGAAACGGAAGTCCCgagttctaaattatattcgataagacaaatataatcgcgaaaaccGCATGATCCTAGCTATCATAATTaccaaaataatgatttttttttaaattaattacttttataaaataaatgtaaaaattacgaGTTCTGATAAAAAACGTCGGAGTTCTAGATTACATTCGATAAGATAAGTATAATCGTGAAAACCGCATGggcttaattattataattgtcaagatagcgattttttaaaattaatttatttttatatcgtattgtTGCTGCTAGACGTGAAACTACTACAATGAATgattttcaattgtttttatatgacaTCGTTAATGCATACGTATTGTTTGAttgtgtttcaatatttttctttataaccagttattaattgatatttgagagaaagaagagcagaaaaacttaaaattaataatttagtatattgaagcattaatatttaattgtctttATTTAAGTCAAATCAGACAACATCTTATgtattcttttgaaattttttctaacacTTTGactcgttaaaaattttttttagaaatggatataaaatatttatttttcctgatTCATCTAACATTGATTCGGAactctatcattttttatcagaaatagaaattttcaatatatatattgtatataaagtatagtTAAAACGCGATATCTAAGAAactatgttataataaaataatagagttATAAAATctgtactttttttctttcttgttttatcgaatataGTTCGGAATTATAAGATTTCTTACTAGAACTTGTATTTACTacaatttttcgttaaaatatattaattttaaaaaatcgctatcttgacaattataataattaagaccatgcggttttcgcgattatacttatcttattaaatgtaatatagaattttattgttttcagtCAGAACTcgtgattttcaaaattttttataaaagtatattaattttaaaaaatcgatattttggTAACTATAATAGCTAAGATCATGTGGTTTTCGCGATTATACTTGTCTTATCGAATGTAATTTAGAACTCCGAC
It encodes:
- the LOC126858689 gene encoding uncharacterized protein LOC126858689, which gives rise to SQHRNAENPSPGPSRDRKVDSGISQAVIRKSGIDHRSEGRKIQTIVRRSKIHQRSSSSKASKASRNREIRKIGVGIRDPKKFRISRSENPESGIRHQTSALYRIIKDQKHRRQRHQKSDSSRSRRDQNPSRRHQNRHDPIENPRQIVESAFIEIDQQSHPARSIENRETSSILASIKFNHFDPALDRRRRYRRHPSRSVSEIVAIIDRHQDIVENRIQTSEISIKLASESIVRYRKDPESKSKIREMKVEISKSSLLRPRSDRNKASRLSEVNQDSKEQSEDLSESRLKSDQSQIRQSSNQRPKWRSKNLGNVRISKNSESMSDRDRGKA